Below is a window of Burkholderia multivorans ATCC BAA-247 DNA.
GGACGCCGCGCGCTATACGGGCGACGCCGATCGCGATTTCGTCTCGCATATGGCGCCGCATCACCAGGGTGCGATCGACATGGCGCAGGTCGAGCTGAAATACGGCAAGGATCCGACGCTGCGGCAGCTCGCGAGCCGCATCGTCGCCGCGCAGCGCGACGAGATCGCGCTGATGGAGCGCTGGCAGAAGGCGCACGGCGCGACGCCG
It encodes the following:
- the copM gene encoding CopM family metallochaperone yields the protein MPIHSHRFVRPLRCAAACAALAALAAAMPAAAQLRPTDPTVVPDSSTQAFQRADHRMMEAMDAARYTGDADRDFVSHMAPHHQGAIDMAQVELKYGKDPTLRQLASRIVAAQRDEIALMERWQKAHGATP